The Halorarum halophilum genome contains the following window.
GTCACCGTCGCCGACGGCGACGGCGGGACCGCGAACGCCACCGCGACGGTGACCGTGTCCGAGCGGGCCGAGCTCTCGGCGGCCATCGACGCCTCCGCGACCGACGTCGCGCCCAACGACACCGTGACCTTCGACGCCGGCGCCTCGACGCCCGTGGACGGGATCGTCGACTACCGGTGGGAGTTCGGCGACGGCACGAACGCGACGGGCGTGACGGCGAACCACTCCTACGACGAGCCGGGCACCTACAACGTCACGCTCACCGTGAACGCCACCGACGGCGCGACCGCGTCGACGACGACCGAGGTGACCGTCGCCGAGGACGACGGGAACGGCGGGAACAGCGGCGGCTCGCCGCCGCCGAGCGGCGGGAACGGCGACGACGGGAACGACGGCGCCCCGCCGAGTAACGGCGGAGGCGGTGGAGGTGGCGGTGGTGGCGGCGGCGGCCAGCCGGCACCCGACCCCGAACCCGCCTACGAGCTGAGCGCGGTGAACGCGACGACGACGGACCTCGTCGCTGGCGGGAACGCGACGTTCTCGACCACGGTCACCAACACCGGCGACGGCGCCGGCACGAAGGACGTGGAGTTCGAGGTGGACGGGACGACCGTGGCCACCGAGACCGTCCGCCTCTCGCCCGGCGAGAACGCGACTGTCTCCTTCACGCACCGGTTCGCGGAGCCCGGCAACTACACGGTCGAACTCGACACCGACAGGCGGACCGAGGTGCGGGTGCGTCCCCGGACGGCCGACCTCTCGGTCACGGACGTGTCCGCGAGCGACGAGGCGGTGACGACGAACGAGCCGGTTCGCGTCAACGCCACCGTGCACAACGCCGGCCAGGCCGAGGGCTCGATGGAGCTCCAGCTGCGGATGTTCGGCGAGGTCGTCGACGCCAGGACGGTGTCCGTGCCGCCGGGCGAGCGGCGGACCGTCTCGTTCGCGCGCCAGGTGACCGCCCCCGGGACCTACACCGCGAGCGTCGCCGGACACGACGTCACGGTCGAGGTCCGCGAGGCGAGCGGCGACGACCCGACGGCGTCCGCCGGGTCGACGAAGACGGCGACGCCCGGGTTCACCGCCGTCGTCGCCGTCCTCGCGCTGCTCGTGTGCGCCGCGGCGGCGGTCGCCCGTCGCGAGCGCTGACACCGCCCCCGATTCGGCGGTAGTTTTCCGCGGTAGGCGATCTGCAACTTCGTGCGCCGTTTGGAAAGCCGAGCCAAATCGGAGCCGTCGGGCCCCTGCTCTCAGGATAACAAAGGGGGTCTCTGCCTCACTCACTGCCATGCGACTCCGACATGTGAAGTCCTCGACCGTCATCGTCGAGGACGGCGACACGTCAGTGCTGTGTGACCCCTGGATGCTCGACGGCGCGTTCTACGGCTCCTGGGCCCACTACCCGGAGCCGGCGCTCGAACCCGAGGACGTCGACGTGGACTACATCTACGTCTCGCACATCCACCCGGACCACTTCCACCGCGAGACGATGCAGCGACTCGACACGGACACGCCGGTGCTCATCCACGACTACGCGAGCGACTTCCTCCGCCAGAACGTCGAGCGGCTGGGGTTCGAGGCGATCGAGCTCCCCCACGACGAGCGGACGCACCTCGGCGGGGACCTCCACATCAACATCCTCGGGGCCGACGACTGCGACCCGGAGGTCTGCGGCAACTACTTCGGCTGCGGCTGGTGGATGGACTCCTCGTCGGACCGCACCACCGACGGCTCCACCCAGATCGACTCGATGGGCATCTTCGACAACGGGGAGTCGGTGCTCGTCAACGCCAACGACTGCCGGTGGCCCCTCTCCGAGCGCGCCTGCCACGTCGTGAACGACCGGTACGGCGACATCGACATGCTGCTCATGCAGTACTCGGCGGCCAACTTCTACCCGCAGTGCATGGACGATTACACCGCGGCGGAGAAGCGCGAGGCCCGCGAGGAGGTCATCCAGGAGATGTACCGGGACGCCGAGGGGTTCATCAACACCCTCGAACCCCGGTACGTCATGCCGTTCGCGGGCGACTACACGCTCTCGGGGGCGCTGACGGACCGGAACGAGTACGTCGCCTCGCCCAGCCGCAAGGAGGCGTTCGAGCACTTCGCCACGAGCGACACCGTCGAACCCGACCACTCCGAGCCCGTGCTCGTCAACAGCGGCGAGTGGTTCGACGTCGAGACCGGCGAACAGTCGGCGCCGTACACCCCGGTCGACCCGACCCGGAAGCTCCAGTACATCCAGAACGAGCTCTCGGAGGTCACCTTCCCGCACGAGGAGGACGAGATGCCGACCGTCGAGGACTTCGAGGAGCTGCTCGACGAGGCCTACGAGCACTTCGACGAGAAGCGCCGCGGCATCGAGTGGGAGAGCGAGACGACCGTCCTGCTCGAACTGGTCGACGACACGGTCGCGGCCCTCTCGATGGAGGGCGACGGCTGGGAGCTCATCTCGGAGTTCGAGTCGCGGCGCATCGAGGAGGGGTACGTCCGCATGAACATGGACCCGCGCCTGCTCCACCGAATCCTCCGCGGGCCGAAGTACGCCCACTTCAACAACGCGCAGATCGGCTCGCACATCGGCTTCGAGAAGGAGCCGGACATCTACGAGCGCCCGCTGTACTACTCGATGAGCTTCCTCCACGCGTGAGACCCGCACGGCCGGTATCAGCTCTATAACAATGGGCGCGTCACCACTCCGGGAAACCGATTCGATGGTTTGCTCGACGGCACTCGGGGGTCCGTGCCAGTCGCGGCGGCGGGCCCGTCTGGTCGGGGAACAGCACGCAGTGACAGCTCGGCGCGGGTCCGACCGCCAGGCGCCCGTCCGGGCGCGTCGTGGGTATCCCCGACCGGGGGAACGATGACGACGCTGGAAGGGCGCGCGCGGGCCGAGGGACGGACGATACCGCTCGACGTGCCGCTCGTCGTCCTCTACACCGTGGCGATCGTGACGCTCGTGCTCTCGAGGCCGGGCGGCATCGTCGGCGAGCTCCGCGCCCTGCTCGTGCTCCCGCTGCTCCTGTTCCTCCCGGGGTACTCGCTCCTGGCCGTGCTGTACCCGGGTCGCTGGCGAGCCACCGGAACCACGAGCGAACGCGCCACGGCCCTGAACCGCGAGGGGATCTCCTGGGGCGAACGCGCGGCGATCTCGTTCGCCGCGAGCCTCGCGCTCATCCCGCTGCTGGCCGTCCTGCTCTCGATCGCCCGCGTTCCGCTCGACCCCGTGCCCATCACCCTCTGTCTCGCGGCCGTCACGGTGCTCGGAAGCGTCGTCGGCGTGCTCAGGCGGCTCCAGTTACCCCCCGGAGAGCGGCTCCAGCTCCCGGTCCGGCGGACGGGGGAGTCACTCTACGATGCGATCGTCGCGGCCCCGACCCGCCGCGGCGCCCTGCTGAACGCGGTCCTCCTCGTCGCGGTGGTCGCGGCGCTGACCGGGCTGGCGTACGGGCTCGTCGCGCCGCCGGAGGGCGGAGGGCACACCGAGGCGGCGCTCCTGACCGAGGACGGGGAGGACCTCGTCGCGGCCAACTACACCACCGAGTTCGCCCAGGGCGAGTCGGCCCCGCTGGTCCTCACCGTCGAGAACGAGGAGGACGTCGAGCGAACGTACACCGCCGTGGTCGCGCTCGAGCGGGTTCGCGGCTCCGGCGACAACTTCTCCGTCGTCGAGCGGCAGGAGCTCAACCGGTTCTCGATGACGGCGCCGCCCGGGACGACCGCCCGCCACCCGCACACCGTCACGCCGTCGATGCGGGGCGAAGACCTCCGGCTCAGCTACTACGTCTACACCGGCGACGCGCCGGCCGACTCGTCCGACGCCGTCCCCGAACAGCACCTCTACCTCTGGATCGACGTCGGCCAGGGGAACGCCACCGAATCGGCTGCCCTCCAGTCGCCGCGGGCTCCCGGGGACGCCTGACGATGTGGCCGTGGGAACATCTCGCCGTGGGGTACCTGCTGTACTCCCTGCTGGCGCACCTCGCCGGACGGACGCCGCGGACCCTTCCCGTGCTGGCGCTCGTGCTCGCGACGCAGATGCCCGACCTCATCGACAAGCCCCTCGCATGGGGGTTCGGCGTCCTCCCCTCGGGCCGGTCGATGGCCCACTCGTTCCTGTTCGCGGCGCCCGCCATCCTCGGCGTGAGTGCCGCCGGGCTGCTCGCCAGGGCGCCGCGGGTCGGGCCGGCGTTCGCGCTCGGCTACCTCTCGCACCTCGGTGGCGACGTGCTCTACCCGTTCGTCGTCAAGGGCGAACTCAGGTTCGGCTTCCTCCTCTGGCCGCTGATCCCGGCCGCGGACGAGGGGCCGCCGGAGGGGCTCCCGCACCTCCAGGAGCTGGTGATGGACTTCGTCGTGTTCCTGCTCACGCCACGCGGGACGGCGTACCTCCTGTTCGACGGGTCGCTGGTCCTCCTCGCGTTCCTCGTGTGGGTCTGGGACGGGATGCCCGGCGTCCGACCGCTCTTCGACGCCGTCCGTCCGGGGGCCACGCCCGAGCGCGAGTGAGCAGCACTCGGCCCGTGTCGGGCGTTAAGCACGTCCCAACCCCGCGGAGGTTGTCTATAACAATGCC
Protein-coding sequences here:
- a CDS encoding MBL fold metallo-hydrolase, with product MRLRHVKSSTVIVEDGDTSVLCDPWMLDGAFYGSWAHYPEPALEPEDVDVDYIYVSHIHPDHFHRETMQRLDTDTPVLIHDYASDFLRQNVERLGFEAIELPHDERTHLGGDLHINILGADDCDPEVCGNYFGCGWWMDSSSDRTTDGSTQIDSMGIFDNGESVLVNANDCRWPLSERACHVVNDRYGDIDMLLMQYSAANFYPQCMDDYTAAEKREAREEVIQEMYRDAEGFINTLEPRYVMPFAGDYTLSGALTDRNEYVASPSRKEAFEHFATSDTVEPDHSEPVLVNSGEWFDVETGEQSAPYTPVDPTRKLQYIQNELSEVTFPHEEDEMPTVEDFEELLDEAYEHFDEKRRGIEWESETTVLLELVDDTVAALSMEGDGWELISEFESRRIEEGYVRMNMDPRLLHRILRGPKYAHFNNAQIGSHIGFEKEPDIYERPLYYSMSFLHA
- a CDS encoding DUF1616 domain-containing protein, which encodes MTTLEGRARAEGRTIPLDVPLVVLYTVAIVTLVLSRPGGIVGELRALLVLPLLLFLPGYSLLAVLYPGRWRATGTTSERATALNREGISWGERAAISFAASLALIPLLAVLLSIARVPLDPVPITLCLAAVTVLGSVVGVLRRLQLPPGERLQLPVRRTGESLYDAIVAAPTRRGALLNAVLLVAVVAALTGLAYGLVAPPEGGGHTEAALLTEDGEDLVAANYTTEFAQGESAPLVLTVENEEDVERTYTAVVALERVRGSGDNFSVVERQELNRFSMTAPPGTTARHPHTVTPSMRGEDLRLSYYVYTGDAPADSSDAVPEQHLYLWIDVGQGNATESAALQSPRAPGDA
- a CDS encoding metal-dependent hydrolase, yielding MWPWEHLAVGYLLYSLLAHLAGRTPRTLPVLALVLATQMPDLIDKPLAWGFGVLPSGRSMAHSFLFAAPAILGVSAAGLLARAPRVGPAFALGYLSHLGGDVLYPFVVKGELRFGFLLWPLIPAADEGPPEGLPHLQELVMDFVVFLLTPRGTAYLLFDGSLVLLAFLVWVWDGMPGVRPLFDAVRPGATPERE